One genomic window of Muntiacus reevesi chromosome 4, mMunRee1.1, whole genome shotgun sequence includes the following:
- the JAGN1 gene encoding protein jagunal homolog 1, which yields MASRAGPRAAGTDGSDFQHRERVAMHYQMSVTLKYEIKKLIYVHLVIWLLLVAKMSVGHLRLLSHDQVAMPYQWEYPYLLSIVPSLLGLLSFPRNNISYLVLSMISMGLFSIAPLIYGSMEMFPAAQQLYRHGKAYRFLFGFSAVSVMYLVLVLAVQVHAWQLYYSKKLLDSWFTSTQEKKRK from the exons ATGGCGTCTCGGGCAGGCCCGCGAGCGGCCGGCACTGACGGCAGCGACTTTCAGCATCGGGAGCGCGTCGCTATGCACTACCAGATGAG TGTGACCCTCAAGTATGAAATCAAGAAGCTGATCTACGTGCATCTGGTCATATGGCTGCTGCTGGTTGCCAAGATGAGTGTGGGACACCTGAGGCTCTTGTCTCATGATCAGGTGGCCATGCCCTATCAGTGGGAATACCCCTATTTGCTAAGCATTGTAccctccctcctgggcctcctctccttcccccgcaaCAACATTAGCTACCTGGTGCTCTCCATGATCAGCATGGGGCTCTTCTCCATTGCTCCCCTTATTTATGGCAGCATGGAGATGTTCCCTGCTGCACAACAGCTCTACCGCCATGGCAAGGCCTACCGCTTCCTCTTTGGTTTTTCCGCCGTCTCCGTCATGTATCTGGTGTTGGTGCTGGCGGTCCAAGTGCACGCCTGGCAGCTATACTACAGCAAGAAGCTCCTAGACTCTTGGTTCACGAGCACACAGGAGAAGAAGCGTAAATGA